In Papaver somniferum cultivar HN1 chromosome 9, ASM357369v1, whole genome shotgun sequence, the genomic stretch CTTCCCTAcatatgagggatagggaagggatagagtgcaccatagtgctagctcttatCGTAGTGCTTGGCCTAACAAAACATTTCCTGTAATCCTTCTCAGCTCAGATCTAGTTTCTTTTAGATAGGAATTGAGCAGATTATTTCTTGCTTGTATTTatcggtaatccttctctttttctGCCGAGTATCTCAACATCGTAGTTTGCtgtatattgtttttttttcttgatcaatGCTGTATATTGTTGTGTCTGCTGTATATCCTTCTCTTTTGTGCTTTTCTTGTCGACATAAAagatgtttcttttcttttttataagcAATTCGACTTTTGTCGTGAAAACCACGCCAAGCATTTTCTCTCTCATCTCATCGCCATTAGTCTAGCGTTCGTTACTCCACATTATCTGTTCATCCAATACTTCACTTGCAAAAGTTAATGCTGTGAAAATTCAAATCGACAAAATCACTCGTCGTTTTCTCTTATTTCTCCATCTAGTTTAACAACCACCACACTTCCGTCGAAGGATCTACAATTTAAGTAAGCACTGCTcagatttttttatgttttttattttttatttttttattttaaacttCTGATTTGATCATTTTTTATTTATCTTGATCTGTTCCTTTGTTCAAAAATATCCTATAACATACAAATTCGGCTCTATATCAAAGAACTTATTGTTAATAGACTTATTCGTGACTGTGTGTATGCTGCATTTGGTTCTACCTAGGTCCTTGATTAGCATGGATTTGTAGGAATATTGCACCTTGATGACTCAACATCCATTAAAATTTGCAGtatttgtttagtgattaagtgATCACATTAAGTTTGTTTTCTTGACATGTTGACTATTAGTTGTGTTTGGAATCTTTGGTGGATATCAGGTCACATGTACTCTGTTGCTATTCAATAGGTTATTAGGTTTCAGTGTACTTGCACCTGCAGTCGTCATGGATTGATTTGCTTGCCTTGTTGTTGAATTGTTCGTATTTTAAGAGACCTAGATATCACTTCGACTGTTGATAATCTTGGAATACGAATTTAAGGCGTTCGGTAAAATGTGTATCCTCCTTTGGTTTGATAAGCTTGTGAACTTGAATGGTGAATAATCTTCTGTTTTTCTATGCAATTTATGTAACTTTGGAGTAGTTTTACTATTTTGAGTGTGCAAATGTTTTACATTACTAGCGTACCTAGCAGCTGTATAAGTGTGTGTCTGGGCCTGTGCAAAGCTCCGGAGCCTTATACATGCCAAGCAGGGTCTTAATGTTTAAACTGTCTTTTGAGGGTTTTTGAAGGTTACTACATGATATTTCTACAGTCAATACATGATGGAGTTTCACATGATATTTACTTGTCTGTGGATTCCATTACGTATTGTAGGTCCTAAAAGTTATTCTAACCGTATTAGTTCTTTTGGAAACCATACATGGAAGGCAAACATGAGATTAATGACCACAAAACTTTGTTGATAGCAACTCACAATGGTGAAGCCACAGGTAATGTTGGGATCTAGTCGATTCtatttttctgtgtttttttCTTTGTATGGTCATATTTATAGAAATACGGTTGTTGCGTGTAATCCAATTTTTGCTGAATATTTGTTGTGGAAAATACTCATGTAACATCAGTAGCTTGGCCATTCAAAGTGCAAACGACATTCCATTACATGGTATAATTTAAAAGTCTTAAGGCATTTATGCTAGTTTGTTGGTTATCGAGGTAGTGCTGAAGGTTCTAAGTTGATCTGATAATTTTGTTGCAAAGTTCATCAGTTATCTCAAACTCTGACAGAGTAGTATCTTTAAGTTATAAGGGTATAAGACCAGTGACATAACTTTTGAAATGTAGTGTGTGATGCAGTGAGCCTTACCAGGGGAACCTTGTTGTGTTATTTGTGGTCGCTTTGATGAGTATATCTGTGATGAAATAGACGAGCTATTTATTTCTCTGTTTCATGCTTCCTTTCTCTGTCATTATTGCAGAGGGATTCTTTCACTGTTGATCATTATATACTGATACCGCCGAGACGAAATATAGTAAATCACCTTCAGTTATTCTTAAGACAATGCTCAAGGCCCCTGATCATCAGGTTGCAGGTCATCAAGCTCATGCTGGAAAGCTTGGGCCACTCGTAGATGGTTCTGGTTGCTTCTACAAGCCCCTACAAAGTGGCGATCGCGGCAACATAGAGGCTGCTTTCTATTCTTCATTCTCTTCCAATAGCAAAGTCCCGACTCATATTCGTCGATTTTTTCCCTCTTTCCACGGAACCCAGCTTCTAGAAGCTTCTGATGGATCTGGTATGCACCCTCACCTTGTTTTGGAAGACATCGTGTCAAATCGCCTGGACCCGTCTGTTATGGACATCAAGATGGGGTCCAGAACTTGGTATCCCCAAGCTTCAGAAGACTACATCATGAAATGCCTTCAGAAAGATAGAGAATCAACAAGTGTGGCCTTGGGTTTCAGGATATCGGGTTTACAGACCTTTGAAAGTAAAAAGCTTGGTTACTGGAAACTAGATAGGGATGCCGTCCAAGATTTTACGTTAGAAGACGTTAAGTTGACTTTAAAGAGGTTTGTCTCTTCCAATCCGTCATCAAATGCAGAACCTGATTGTTTACTTGCATCAACAATTTATGGTGGGTCGGATGGGATTCTGACACAATTGTTAGAGCTGAAAGCATGGTTTGAGGATCAGACAATACACCATTTCTACTCTTGTTCCATTCTTATGGTGTATGAGAAGGCAGGGGTGGGAGAGGAAGGGAGTCGGTCCCGAACAGGTGCTGAAGTTAAGCTTGTTGATTTTGCTCATGTTGTGGATGGCGAAGGTGTCATTGACCATAATTTCTTGGGTGGGCTCTGTGCTTTGATAAAATTTGTGTCAGATATACTAGTTTATTCTACCAACAGGTCTAAAGCTGAAGGTGATCTAAAGGAACAGCCTGATTCGAAAGCATAGGCGGTTCGAGAGAAATGACACCCTTAGTTGGTTGTAACTGGTAAGCACTACTCGATGTCTTTCGATTTTTTTACCAGAGCTGATTGAACTCTCTTTACCTTTTAGAAGCCTTTTAATGAAGTTGACTTATACCAAGAGTAGATTTGGTTAGCTTATCATAGTTTGCTCTGTAAAGGACAAGCCATAAGCTATTATTTCTCCACTTATCTAGACTCATTCTCAGGGTAAAACTTCATTCTATCATTAAATAAATCCAGTGATCCTGGAAACTGATTGATGCTGTAATAATAGGTACATTGACTTGATGTGGTAATTTTAAGTAGTAAATGTGGTAATTTCTTGTACCTCTTCAATTCTTCTCTAAACAATGATTAATGCGTTGTCTGCTTTAATGTGATCAGTATGATTTTGTCCTAATTTGCACACAAAGGCATCAACTAATCACTGTCGTGCAAGCCAAATAGTGTGTTTGCAAGATTCATCAACAAGTTGGGAACAGGGTGTTCCAGAAGAAATTTGGAGGGTAGACGTTCATCTTCCTGAGTTAGGTTGCTTTACATCTTTTACAGCGCTTGTTGTGACCAACTTTCATCTTCCTGAGTTAGGTTGCTTTACATCTTTTACAGCGCTTGTTGTGACTAACGTTCATCTTCTAGGTGTCTGCATCTTTGATGATGTAGGCTAGGCTTGATGTTCAGTGGTAAAGGCTGATTAAATAGGGAATTTGACTTCTGGCCTTTGGGGCCCAAACTATAAAATG encodes the following:
- the LOC113310350 gene encoding inositol polyphosphate multikinase beta-like; this translates as MLKAPDHQVAGHQAHAGKLGPLVDGSGCFYKPLQSGDRGNIEAAFYSSFSSNSKVPTHIRRFFPSFHGTQLLEASDGSGMHPHLVLEDIVSNRLDPSVMDIKMGSRTWYPQASEDYIMKCLQKDRESTSVALGFRISGLQTFESKKLGYWKLDRDAVQDFTLEDVKLTLKRFVSSNPSSNAEPDCLLASTIYGGSDGILTQLLELKAWFEDQTIHHFYSCSILMVYEKAGVGEEGSRSRTGAEVKLVDFAHVVDGEGVIDHNFLGGLCALIKFVSDILVYSTNRSKAEGDLKEQPDSKA